Within the Gossypium raimondii isolate GPD5lz chromosome 12, ASM2569854v1, whole genome shotgun sequence genome, the region tttacatAACCAAACAACCATGCCGTCCACTAACttgtataatatataacatggtTTAATTGCTATTTTAGGCCTTAGGTTAATCACAATTTAGGTTTTCAGTTCctttcttaattaaaaatctataaggATTGAACTTTATAATTAGATCCTAAACCTTAATAAATCACTAATTCGGTAAACTtacctatccaaaattcaattcacgtATAATacaactctgtaaatatttaagggCTCGATTTTAGGAAATGGGGTCTCAAAACTGCATTTTCTGACAACCCTGACTTTTGGGTCATTATATAATTACTTTAGTCTTCCTCTTTTGCCTTCTTCTAGTACATTCCATTTACTAATTTGCAATGCCCTTTTTACCAAAGAAATCTCTGTGTGAATAATgattgaggattaaatttgttattatgcctTATACAGAGGCGAATCCGGGGGGGCTGGTAGGGGCCTcgacccccctaaaatggaaaattattgttttggtcctttagaaaattttaaaattttaaattagtaaaggtaaaattgcactttggcccctcctaagattatgaaaatttaatttaatcctttaaaaattataaaaatatagactactaaaaattaaaatttcatttcagcCCCCTAAAAAATTTCCTGACTTGGCCCCTGGCTTTATATACAAACCCAATAGAAGTATTTAATGAGCAAATTTAAAGGAGAAAATATTTTGCTACttcttttattataaaaggATTACTCGCCAATTTTTAGTAGATGGACCAAAATGTAATCTAAAATATAGTACAAgaattattatgatatttttgcCCAATATATTTCAGTTGAAGAAGTAAAAATAAGGGTTAATATACTTTTTGAGTTTGAACTTGAAATTCGATTTCGAGTTAGGGCTTGACTTAGATAATTGTTCCTACAacctaaatttcttttaatccaatttttaaagaaaatattaatgactaattgaaagaaaattcaaatcctatttaaaagttattatcaaaataaaaaattgattttaataaaaattaatctcaaCATAACAACAATGGCTAAATTGAGCCCCAAAAGTGcattaacccaaaaataatgATTGGAAGTTATATTTGGATATAGTCTAAGGAAATGGAGTGAAAGGGTAAAACATGGTGCAATGTAGAtctgttcatgggtcgggtGGCCCAATTCGACTTTAAGATTCGTTtgaaaagtgggagggtttggataaaaatataaacatgaaaaatgagattagacaaaaaaaataagactCATTTAGAAAATAGACAAGTCTTAGGTAAGGTCTTTTTGACCTGAACCTGACCGACTTGAAAATATGTCTAAGATATCAATACCTCATAGAAAGTATCAAAACAAGATATTGATACATGCATGAAGAAAAATTACTTGAGTATTGATATCCTCCTCAAGATATCGATACCTCATAATAAGTatcaatatattttctattttatcaaTTATACAAGCTTTAATATGGTCTAGATCGATCCGAATCCAAATTTAgcatttataatttgaattaaagttaaacaaaaatttaaatccagTTCAACTAAACCTGAACTTAGTGattgagcctaaaattttattaagactTGCTAAAACTCGACCCTACCCATGTAGAGTGTCGCAGAAGGGCGAACGAAAGTAAAAGTgacaaaaacaaagaataaaatattatattatacaaataataCACTCACTGCCCAAGCTTTAACTCCACGCTCTCCTCCTCGTCTTCTATCTTTCTCTGCTATAATTCctatcaaaatacataaaataaataaaagcacgTCAAAATTAAATCCCATCCGCCATGAATTCCCTTCTCCTTCTCCTTGTCAAAACCCTCACTTTTTTCAACTCCTAAAAGCCTAAACCGTGCAAGAAAGAACCAAACCCATTTCTTAATCGGATCCAAAACCCCATGTACTTATCGGAGAAACCCCGTTCCATAGATTTGTACAAGGAGGAAGGTCCTGCTACCGCCCGTGACATGATCATTGACGTCACTACCAATGGAGATTTGCCAcctcaccaccaccaccaccaccctcCTCCTCACCAGCAGCAAATGATCTTAGGTGAAAGCAGCTGCGAAGACCCAGAAGTCAAAGCCCCCAAGAAACGAGCCGAGACCTGGGTTCAAGACGAAACTCGAAGCCTTATCGCCTTTCGAAGGGAAATGGATGGCCTTTTCAATACTTCGAAATCCAACAAGCACTTGTGGGAGCAGATATCGGCTAAGATGAGAGAGAAAGGGTTCGATCGGTCCCCAACTATGTGTACAGACAAATGGAGGAACTTGTTGAAGGAGTTTAAAAAAGCTAAGCATCAAGATAGAGGGAGTGGGTCTGCTAAGATGTCTTACTATAAGGAAATTGAAGAGATTTTAAGGGAGAGGACGAAGAATGCTTATAAGAGTCCAACTCCTCCTCCTAAGGTTGATTCTTATATGCATTTCGCTGACAAGGGTATAtgctatattttttttattaccctttttaaaaaaaaaaaattgcatttgaCAAGTGGagtttatattaaattgttgTTATTCTGTAATTGAATGATGGTTTTGTGGACTTCCTCTTTAAAAGGCTTTATTTGGATTCAAGAATCTGTTTTTGGGTGATATGGCATTAATGCGTTTCCGCTGTATATACTGATGTCTAAGCTTTATACCATCAGAAGTTTTTTGTTAATTGCTGCTAGAGTTTTTAAAGTCGAATGACTTTTGCTCTGTCCATCTTTTCTTGAAGTATTTGTGTCAGACGTATATCCGGATATTGCTATCAAAATATGATGCTAGTCCTCAAATGCATGGAAATCTTAGAAAAGAACTAATCATACCCGTACTGGACAATGGCAGTATAAACTGCAGTTGAAGAAAGAAATAGGTTTGGTTCTCTAACCGTTCGAATTCCTTTGACTGGAAATGACTTGATAGTCTTCCTCTTTCTCCTGTTACTTTTTTATGACTTTATTGTGTGCTTTGAAGAAGGTGGGTTTGCCTTCATGTATCCTCATGAAAATTAGAACTTGCACAATGGCagtttttaaatgatatttttgttagaGCTTAGACAGGTAAATATTCAACGTTGATTAAATGTACTTTTGAAGCAAGGGGTCATGCATTGAAAAATAATGAGGGgctcaattaaaattttgaataccACCTTTTTATTAAGAGTAGGGAAGTATTTTGTTGGTATctgcaaattttattttggaagaGGCAAAGAGAGAGTCATCTATTTATGGTCTTTTGATTTCCTCTCTGTTGTCTTATCTGGTTTACTATATTGTTCCATACCTCTTGGCTGCTTTTACGAGGTTTGCTGGGTTTTTGTCTTATGCGGGCATGATACCTTGCTGTTGCATATCACTTAATGGAAATTCTAAATAAGATTTAGCCTCCTGCTTTTGGAGATTTCTGCGTCCTTTCCCTCTTTCTCGCTTTGTTGCAAGGGGGTTCATGTAGACTACCTGATAGATAGTTGTATTGTTTCTTTATTCTTATTGCAACACATATCGAGTCTTTCTTGTCATTACTATGAATTTAATAATCATTACCAATATGGTTTGACTCTTGCAGGTTTTGAGGATGCTGGCATGTCATTTGGCCCTGTTGAaggttattattttttgtttcaatttgagaTTGCTCTCTTctggtttttcttcttttatctttttggtTTCCTATCCTTTATATTCTTCTTGTAGTATTTCTCTTCAAGTTAATTTGGGTAATACATAGAATCTATTGGATGCAGTGCCTTAATCTTATCGACACTATATCTCATCATCTTCTTGCTTGCTTTTAGGAGCTTTATGGGGCATGATTAGAGAAGAGTATCTATCTTGAAACTCCCATTTTGGGAGCTGCAAGTTATTTGCATATTTTTCATATGGCCAACACTGTTACCTGTTGTGTTAATGAGGCCATCTTTAGGTACTGTCCCCTCTATTTATTTCATCAGTCAAATCGGATGTACTTTATGAACTTAAAACCGAACAATCACTTTTTGCTTTTCAGTAACCTGTCGTTTCAGCTTTGTTAACATCTTTCATGAAGCTGAGACTCCTCCGTGGACAGCCTTGGTTGTTTGTTTACCTTTTTTCACAATCTCTTGCagcaaattttgacattttaattgtaGTGACAGTGTCATTGGCCTTGTAGTGAGCCCAACATACCAACTGCTCCCACCTAGGATAAGTTCTCCTGAGATTGTAAGTCATGTGCTAATAGAGACCAGCTGATTATCTACaatactactactactactactactaccactactactactactattactactactactactactactactactactactactactactactactactactatgGAGCACTCATAATTATCAGATGGAAACTGTTCTTAACAATGTCTTTGCCTAGAGAGCAATTAGCATCTCTAGACAGTCGGtggtatattttattatatcttcCCTTCCATCTGGTGAAATTTGTTATGCCTGCACATGACGTCTACAACCTTTAACTGCACAATGTACATGTTTTTGTTAGGGGCAGGAAGCTGAAATGTGGATTAGTTCAATCTAATGGATGACACGCATCTATCAGTGGGGTCCATAAGCCTGCTATCTATATTATGTGGTTATGTAATGTATTCTCTTTGATTTCAATCTgatgaaagttttattttattgggAATATTTAGAATGGGGAATCAAACAATGAAAAGAGGATTAATTGTGCAGGTTGATGCCCTTGCATGCCGGACTAACATTTTTGTACTCTACAGAATTGCTGCGTGATCTGTAGTGAATGACCTTTTACTGCAGCATGTCTTTCATCTATTCACCATAGaacacttgttttatttttcatgttacGTTTTTTCTCTAATTATCTTAAAAGTCATGCATCTCCTTGTGTTTGTGCATTCTGGTATGCAGCTAGTGGTAGGCCAATACTTAATCTTGAAAGACGTTTAGATCATGATGGCCATCCTCTTGCTATCGCTGCAGCTGATGCAGTTGCAGACAGTGGGGTTCCTCCTTGGAATTGGAGAGAGACCCCTGGAAATGGTAGGTTGTGTTAGAATTTTTGCTGAaccaaatttaccaaaaaacatgaagcttttttttttgttccacAAAATGTtgcctcaaaaaaaaaaaaaaaaaagagaagaagatttTGCATGTAGCACTatgtttaggttttttttttttgggttcatCATGTGCACATTTTATTTGTGCTTGCTCAACTGAATGCTCTTGTGTTAAATGCTCTTTGATTATGAACATTGGATCCGAAATCTTGTCTGACATGAAAGTTTTGATTATGATGAAAATCTTTGTACTTCTGATTCTCTTTCGCACCCTTTTTGGTAGGTGTGGACTGCCAAGCATATGGAGGAAGGGTTATAACCGTCAAGTTTGGGGAGTACAGCAGAAGGATTGGTATAGATGGTTCTGCTGATGCCATCCGAGAAGCAATTAAGTCTGCTTTTAGATTGAGAACTAAGCGTGCGTTTTTGTTGGAGGATGAAGACCACATTGTTCGTAGCCTCGACAGGGAGATGCCTTTAGGGAATTATACTCTCCACCTTGATGAAGGTGCGTCAACACTCATGCTGTTCAACATTCATGCTGTTTTGTTGACTATACTGACCCCGCCtccacccccccccccccccaaaataaataaataaactcaagTAAttgatttcataaaaatatgataGATGAAAGATACAGCTCCAAATGATGTAATAATCTTGATCATCTACAGAACATAGGTAAGGGTAATCCCTATGGATTTTAATCCCTCACAAGATCACCACAATATAAGATATATAGCCTACACTTAATTATGCTATCAAGCATACCTGCATGCTGCAGGCCCTATTTTTTCCATTTGCAGAAGAGAAACGAAGTtccttattatttgtttattttcaaattccTACCTCAGGTTTGCCTATAAAAGTTTGCCTTTATGATGAGTCGGATCATATACCAGTCCACACAGAGGAGAAGATCTTTTATGTAGAAGATGATTACCGTGAATATCTACTCCGTCGAGGCTATACAGGTCTCAGGGAGATTAATGGATACAGAAACATTGACAATTTGGACGACCTTAGAACTAATGCCATATATCGAGGTGTGAGTTGAAATCTGGCACATCTTGCTTGCACAACTGCATTGCTGTCAAGAGGTTATAATAAAGTGGCCTTATCTGGCATAAGTGTGCATGTAGAATTCCAAGATTTGCTCTAATGCTTTTCTGAAGATTGTTATTATGCTTTTTTGCATAAGTCAGCTTTTAATAGGATGTTGTATAATGTTTCTTCTTAGGTATTCACTCAAGTGCAGTTTGTAAATGTGCATTTCAGTTGAAAACAAAGTAGTCTAGCAAGCTTTTTACATGTAAATTTTACAGCATTTTGATCCGTCAGCTGCTTGAAACttcagttttgaaaatttatcttGCTTTTGGTTATTTTCTTGATAGCATAGCCTAAACCAAGGCAACCAAATACTCTGAAACTGACAGTTGAAGAACCGCCAACATCAGTGACAGGAATTGCTTAAGAACTCATTTCAATACTCTTCAATGTAAGATTATTTGATGGTTTGTAATAGAAACCTGAACAAAATTTTCTGAACAGTATTTTCATGCTTTATATTTGAAACCTTGTCAGCCAACAAATGTATAAGGTACTTATAATCGAATATCAAGTATCAGTTCAgttgaaaaatgattaaaatgatcttctatatacaattaaaatatattattataatgttttttttatatttttaaataaaatcaataaaaaaacttatttataatGAGACCATAATCTAGgatacaataaaatttaaatctttaattttactacgaagtttaaattttggaaacaaCATTGTTGGAAGGGGGAGTCATGAATTCCGAACATAAACCATACAACGGACATGaagaatgcaaaaaaaaaaaaaaacccctttaACTTcgttatttcaatcaaaatttcattttaattttatagacatttaataaatatatgagTTGATTCCGAACATAAACCATACAACGAACATGAAGAAtgcaaaaacaacaaaaaaaaacctttaacatcattatttcaatcaaaatttcattttaattttatagacttttaataaatatattagttaCCTCTTTCACTTATATCATGAGTTTGCCATAGTCAAGATATTAGGATAAATATATTAGTTGATTGTTGATTGGTGGATGTTagattttaataactaaatgatataataacttatttaaccctccaattttataaaaaagttattttagtcaTCTActtaattttatgctttttagtccttaaacttgtgtttttgttaaattacccaaaataaatagaaaattaacgTTTTAATTTTGCTTATGTGACATAGATGTGAATTGCTACGTAAATGAcacatcaatatttaattaattttaaaattttaattttttaaaaatataaaactattttaaaattttaaaataattaaaataattaaaaattattttttgaaattttaaatttaaaaattaattaaatgttgatgtatTATTTATGTGGCAATCCACATGTATATCACGTCGATAAAattaacaaacattaacttttttatcaatttagaatggtttgataaaatgcaatttcaaaagttaaaatgaaaataacaaagTGAAATGAAAggctaaataatttttatttataaagttaaaggtctattttcaaaaaatggatAATTCATTGATTTAAATTCAACAATAATTTGATTTGACATATAAATGGTAATGATATATTTATTGTGATTGAAACGTGTCgtgtttataatattatttttatttaaatatattgtgTTTGTAAAgattgaaaatacaaaaacattgataaacaaaatgaatgctgaatattttcaattcaaactagAGTTTATgctcaaacataaaaattaagcttaatattaaatacaaaatttaaagtaatGTTTTATAGGGAACAACACGTTCGGGCATACATCTTTAAGATAATCAAGATCTTTTAATGCCTGTCAAATCACGAAATCTTGTATATTTAAGATAGTTACTAAAACTTATGGACCTCAAAGAAGCGAGTCGGCTCAGTTGGGGATCAGCGGTGTTGGTGACGTTGTACCAAGAGATGTGTAATGCCccttgttgacaccatttttttgacaaaacggagtcgacttgggttttgaaaaatgaaaacaaatgtGGAAGTCGCTACCAATCCCTtattgatgaggtgtgatcggatcaccttgaaaagtggttgtttttaataaacgatttgattttgatgaaacaacgattttggtccacgaaattcagaaaaacaagttcaggagtcggttacgtacgaggaaggattagcaccctcgtaacgcccaaaattggtacctagttgattaattaaagtcttagtgtcaaaaattgaaaactttgaagaattttaaaaatacgatcctaaaaactTTCGAACaatatgagttgaaatttaagATTCTCTTGTTCCGAAAGAAATATCACATCCAGCACATTAGGATACGATACTTTAAACTctcgaaaccaagatcaccttatggtttccaaaacccatactttgaaactttaagagggtatttggctatttggctaaacaaaaaatcgaaacccagcgcattagggcacgttttctcgaatttccaaacgcaaaatattgcctttattattttttagaaaaaatcctcatctcgagaaaacaacgtgccatatccaatgcgttacgacacaacatattaaattcccgataatgagccttttatttatgtctttttttaaaaaagaagtagtctcgattatttagattcaatgaagaaaatcggaacccaatacgttagggcttgATTCTCTAGAAGATCacaaataccgagtattacttatatatattttttaaatttcctttttacgaatttgaagaagaaaaattgatGTAATGTTAAAATGACAATAATGAATACGATGATGTGAACATAGATAATCTGACGACCacaataaagagaaaaaaggacAAATcgattacatataaaataacaagtaaataagcaaataaaatttaaacattctCTCAAAATAATGATGacaatgtaaataaataaatgaataaagaaaatgaataaaactatgaaaatataaaagatatataaatatgtatatatgtacgtgtttatgaaaataaaatgggtatttagatatatatagatatgtattaaaatataaaaaaatatgtaaatacacatacaaatataaataagttacaaaaatatatgcgtgtataaaaattataaaaatgtgagtatgtgtgtatatatttatgaaaataaaatatatatatatatatatatatatatagatataaattataaaacataaaaatataaaatataagtatgtacatatatatatatatatacacgatatagtttgaaattttaaaggtataaatgaacaaataacaacaataataattaataataacagtaataatatcaaatttattaattttaataataaaatagccaaaatataaaaaaagagctaaattgaattttaaaacgaAATTCGGGGGCAAATCTGTAAATAAATTAACGGAGAAGGACTGAATTGAGTGTGCGAATAACCAGGAGGGACTAAAGAGGAAAATATCCCCGCCCTCCAAAACGCAGCACTTCATGCGGGACCCAAATGAAATCTAAAAGAAATTCTagggccaaaattaaaaaaaaggactagattgcgCAACGGAGCCAAATCGGGAGGATTAGGCAGGAAAATAACCCCTCAGGTCTGAAAGCACGCGGACCTTCATCGGGTCGGGCCAGGGCGTGGGTTAAATGgttaaacgacgccgttttgggctaTTAGCACCAACCCTAAAACGATGCCGTTTGATACATCTATAAAAGCCACCCTTTttttgatttgtcattctccagCACTATCAAAAAAAGGTTTTAGGAGCTCTCATGCTCCCGTGCCTCTTCGGGTCCGGTCTAGGGCTCAGCCCTTGCACCGCCTTGCCTCCACCGTGGGCGGTGATCGGCGATGCGCAAAAGGGATCTCTTAGCCCGTGCTTCGCGGGATCCTTGAAGGTCAAATCCTCTCAAcctcaaaaaaacaaaaagaggaGGCTTTCGGCGCTCCTTGGATTCGGTTCCAACGACGGAAGAGAATCCTCCAATGGCCTGAAGACAAGGTATCCGGTGAGTCCTCTTTccctcatttatttattttttattactaatattctagaaaaaaatagataaaacaaaaataaaaaaacttatgaACCGAATAATTGAGGAATAAAAGAAAACCTTTGATTTGTTTTCTGCTTTGTATTTCTTTCTCTTAatgtttttcccttttttacaaaaaaaatcccCCTAGAGATGGGTTACATTTttctttggcttttatagccgactGCGTTTCTACTGCTATTGTCGTCCTTCTCTTAGCTTGTTTTCTTCTTTGCGGTGGTGATGGGACATCCGTGGTGGTAAGTCTATGGCTCGAAGACCAAAGGTGCAAGCGAGTCTTGACTTAGGGTTCTAAACTGAAACCCTAAGTTGACTTTGGTTTTCGGGCTTGGGTATTGGGCCTCTGTTGTGTTTTTATTTGGGCCGTGTCTTGTGGGTCTGTAATTGGGCtttttgctttaattttgttttattatttgtgtttttgtgtttaaggcccgggtaaaattgggcccttacagctgcccctctttgctcattgtcggtaactagaacagagcaaagacttcaaaagggccaattttgcctggtcttgccgagtcttgacttcttctggtacttctcttcttcaaataacttcattccagtccactgtgtctCGTCGCTTCAATCCAATCTACTGCACTTTAGAGAGatctgacttgtagcttcaatcttcttcgcaGCAACTTCAAGGGGACGTGATTCGtagttttagtctgctccactgcaacgtcaaggagataagacttgtcaTGGTAAATTTAATCCGACCTACTACAACTccagaggtataggattcatcattttcatccactccattgtaacttcaaggagataggattaatagcttcaatctgctccactgcaacttcagggagataatattggtttaacctactccactgcaacttcatagagataaggtttgatatgatctgctctactgtaacttcagagagataacaTCTAT harbors:
- the LOC105764317 gene encoding trihelix transcription factor GT-1 isoform X1; amino-acid sequence: MYLSEKPRSIDLYKEEGPATARDMIIDVTTNGDLPPHHHHHHPPPHQQQMILGESSCEDPEVKAPKKRAETWVQDETRSLIAFRREMDGLFNTSKSNKHLWEQISAKMREKGFDRSPTMCTDKWRNLLKEFKKAKHQDRGSGSAKMSYYKEIEEILRERTKNAYKSPTPPPKVDSYMHFADKGFEDAGMSFGPVEASGRPILNLERRLDHDGHPLAIAAADAVADSGVPPWNWRETPGNGVDCQAYGGRVITVKFGEYSRRIGIDGSADAIREAIKSAFRLRTKRAFLLEDEDHIVRSLDREMPLGNYTLHLDEGLPIKVCLYDESDHIPVHTEEKIFYVEDDYREYLLRRGYTGLREINGYRNIDNLDDLRTNAIYRGVS
- the LOC105764317 gene encoding trihelix transcription factor GT-1 isoform X2, whose translation is MYLSEKPRSIDLYKEEGPATARDMIIDVTTNGDLPPHHHHHHPPPHQQQMILGESSCEDPEVKAPKKRAETWVQDETRSLIAFRREMDGLFNTSKSNKHLWEQISAKMREKGFDRSPTMCTDKWRNLLKEFKKAKHQDRGSGSAKMSYYKEIEEILRERTKNAYKSPTPPPKVDSYMHFADKGFEDAGMSFGPVEGVDCQAYGGRVITVKFGEYSRRIGIDGSADAIREAIKSAFRLRTKRAFLLEDEDHIVRSLDREMPLGNYTLHLDEGLPIKVCLYDESDHIPVHTEEKIFYVEDDYREYLLRRGYTGLREINGYRNIDNLDDLRTNAIYRGVS